A stretch of DNA from Ensifer sp. WSM1721:
GTGGTGCTTGGGATGGCCGCCAGCGGCATCGGGATGATGATCCTGAGCGGCGCGGCCCCTGCGGTCTTTGGCCCGCCTGGCGCGGCACTGCCGAACTTCACCGACTATCCCCCGCGCGTGCCGCATGGCTTGGGCGGCCGGCTGCTCGCGCGGCTGTTGGCGTTCCACGCCGGGGCAGCGCTATACCATCATTTTATTCGGCGTGACGGGCTGCTACGCCGGATGTGGTACGGTCGCTGAGCAAGGCCGCACCACGCTTGTCACCGACTTCCCCTGGGGATCGAAGGCAGTTGGCCAATCGGCCCTTCTCGGCCTTTCAAGTTCGACAAGCAACGACGTAACCCCACCGGGAATGAGAAGGTCAGCGCGGCGTCCGTCTTGTGTTCGCGATTTGATCTCCCTTGGCGTTGTTTAGGGGGAAACCAACGCTATGTCCTCTACTTGGATGGCATTCTCGAATTTTTGACGTCGCCTCCTACCTGGGGCGGAGTCCTCCGCGCACGGACCCGCCTCGAGTGGAACAAGGTATAAAGTGAGCGGTTGGTATGGAAGCTCACCGCCCATAGAGCGTCGACGCGCGTCACGTGAGCCGATCAAGGTTGCGGCTCCCGCTTTCCTTGGGGCGCTCGAACTACGAGGTCTCGCCATGAATTCCCACGAAAACCAAGAAGAAGCAGCGGCACGGGACGAGCCGGGGAGAGGACGGACCGCTACCACCCCCGGCGACATCCCGGCGCGTGGATTGAGAGACGTTTTCTGGCGCGTGGTCTCACAGGTCAGCGAAGACCGGGTGCCGCTCATCGCAGCCGGCGTCACCTTCTATATTCTTCTCGCCCTGTTTCCGGCACTGACCTCGCTGGTGTCAATCTACGGCCTCATTTCCGATCCGGCGGGCATTGGTGAGCAGATCACCTTCCTGGCGGGCGTCCTGCCGAAGCAGTCGCTTCAGTTGGTGACGGACCAATTGCAGGCGATCTCGTCGCAGAAGGCCTCCAGTCTGAGTATCGGCTTCATTGCTGGGCTACTCATCGCACTCTGGAGCGCGCGTAACGGGGTGGCAGCACTCTTCGAGGCCATGAACATCGCCTATGACGAAGTTGAGGAGCGAGGCTTCATCCGGCTGACGCTGCTTATCCTTGGCTTTACGGCGGGTGGTCTCCTGATCACGGCTGTACTGATCGCTGCCATCGCGGTTTTGCCGGCAGTCCTTGCCTTTCTGCCGCTCGACCAATGGCTGGAGAGGCTTGCAAGGATTGCGCGCTGGCCCGTGCTCTTGCTCCTGATTGGCGCTGCCATCGCCTTGGTTTACCGTTACGGGCCCGATCGAGATCCACCGAAGCTGAGGTGGCTCACTTGGGGCGCAGCGTTCAGCACGCTCTGCTGGTTCCCCGCGTCGCTTCTGTTCTCATTCTACATCGACAACTTCGCGGACTATAACGCCACCTACGGCGCAATGGGCGCATTGATCGGCTTCATGCTCTGGATTTGGGTATCGACGATGATCATCATCGTGGGCGCGGAGCTTAACGCAGAGCTGGAGCACCAGACGACGCGCGATTCCACGACCGGTCCGCCCAAGAAAATGGGCAAGCGCGACGCCCACGTGGCTGACACCATAGGCAAGTCCAGCGATTGAGTGCGCCGGCGCCGTCCTGACTCCCAGCGGCCGGCGCACCTGGCTCGTGCCTAGCGCCAACACATGCGTCTCAGAATGCGGCCCGCGGCCGCAAAAATCTGAAAAATAAAAAGTCTCGTTGGGACTTGAGCGGAAGCTCGTCGGACGAGATTCACGCCAATGTCAGACGGCGTCCTTCATCACTCCCCCGGTGAGTAGTTGCCCTTGTGATCTAGCGCGATTTTCGATTCACCGTCCACCTCCGATCGACGCACCAGGATCCCTGATGGCGTTTCCGGGTGCTTTGAAATAAGTTCCCGTCGAACGGGTAATCTGGTGGGGCAAGGGATGAAGATCGTTCTGTCGAAATATCAGCGGTACGCCGCTCTGGCAGGGTGCTCGGCGAGCGGGCGAGAACGTCAGCAAGCCATGCTGCGGATCGATGTCGTTGAGCTTGGCCGCTGGACGGCAACTCGTCTCTCGCCTACGGGCTAAGCGCGCCTTGTCGATCACGACACGACACTCCGCAACACCTTTCGGAGAAGCGAATGATCCAATAAGCTCGCTGTTCGCCGCTGCGGCAGCGCGCCCGATCGCGCATCTCCGAATACCCTTCAGAAGTGAAGTGCAGCGGAGACCGCGGGAAGGTCGCGAGTGGGTAGTGAGCGGCCGTTCCTTGTCGCTCGCCTGCGAGTGCCGGCGCTCTACGGCCGGCAGACCACCGGCGGCGTCCAGCAAGACAGGCGGCTCAGGCGTTCCTCACTGTGTCAGCGTGTTCTTGTAGATGACGCCGTCCTTCATGATGATTTTGAAGTGGTTCGCAGGATCAGCCACCAGGTCGATGTTCTCCAGCGGATTGCCTTCGACGAGCAGGAGGTCCGCGAGTGCGCCTTCCTCGATCACGCCGAGCTTTCCCGGATAGGGGTTGCGCTGGCCCGACAGCGCCAGCAACTCGGCATTGGTCCCGGTGGCCATGACCAGCGCTTCGGCAGGCGTGTACCAACGCACGAGCGAGGCCAGAATTGCCCCCTGCTGCTTCGCCAGCGCACGGGAGAACAGGACGTCCGTACCCCAGGCCGTCTTGATCTTGTACTTCTTTGCCAGTCCGTATGTCCTGCCGATGCCTGGCCACACCTCATCGGCCTTGGCGCGCTCGACCGAACCCTGCCGGAGGCCTGTCCTCATCAACTCGGGAAGCGGCTGCAAGCTCAGCCAAACGTCCTTTTCGGCGATCAGCCTGGCGGTTGCCTCGTCCATGAGAAAGCCGTGTTCGATGCACTTCACACCAGCCGCGATAGCCTTCCGGATCGCATCCGAGGTGAAGGCGTGCGCGGCGACGTAGGTGCCCCAATTCTCGGCAATCTCAACGGCGGCCCTCAGTTCGGGCTCGGTGAAGGTGGTGACGTCGAGCGGGCTGTGGGGCGACGACACTCCGCCGCCCGCTGTCAACTTCAGCAGCGCGGCCCCCTGCATGAACTGCTCGCGGGCACGCAAACGCACCTCGTCGGGGCTGTCCACGACGATGCTGCCGCCGTTCCTCTCCATGGGGGTGAACACGCCGCCGATCGTCCGAGGCAAGTCGCTGAGCTGGCGGAAATCCCCATGCCCGCTGGTCACAGTGATCATGGCTCCAGACGGATAGATGCGCGGTCCCGCGATGATGCCCTGATCTATCGCGCGCTTGAGGCCGAACGCCGGCCCGCCCACGTCGCGAACGGTGGTGAAGCCGCGCATCAGCGTATCCGTCGCCTCGTCGCCGGCCGCGAGATTGGCGAAGCCGACGTCGCCCATCGCCTCTGCCGGGGTGGACGCTATCAGCATTGCGTGCCAGTGCGCATCGATCAGCCCCGGCATCAGCGTTCGCCCGTCGCCGGCAATGCGCTCAGCGCCTTCGGCCTCGATGGGGCTTGCCGATATCACCGCGATCACATTGCCCTTGACCAGCACATTCGACGGAGCCGAAAGAGCAGCA
This window harbors:
- a CDS encoding YihY/virulence factor BrkB family protein, translating into MNSHENQEEAAARDEPGRGRTATTPGDIPARGLRDVFWRVVSQVSEDRVPLIAAGVTFYILLALFPALTSLVSIYGLISDPAGIGEQITFLAGVLPKQSLQLVTDQLQAISSQKASSLSIGFIAGLLIALWSARNGVAALFEAMNIAYDEVEERGFIRLTLLILGFTAGGLLITAVLIAAIAVLPAVLAFLPLDQWLERLARIARWPVLLLLIGAAIALVYRYGPDRDPPKLRWLTWGAAFSTLCWFPASLLFSFYIDNFADYNATYGAMGALIGFMLWIWVSTMIIIVGAELNAELEHQTTRDSTTGPPKKMGKRDAHVADTIGKSSD
- a CDS encoding amidohydrolase family protein; the encoded protein is MLAAALLLGLCATASADDVLFEDVRIFDGKGAALSAPSNVLVKGNVIAVISASPIEAEGAERIAGDGRTLMPGLIDAHWHAMLIASTPAEAMGDVGFANLAAGDEATDTLMRGFTTVRDVGGPAFGLKRAIDQGIIAGPRIYPSGAMITVTSGHGDFRQLSDLPRTIGGVFTPMERNGGSIVVDSPDEVRLRAREQFMQGAALLKLTAGGGVSSPHSPLDVTTFTEPELRAAVEIAENWGTYVAAHAFTSDAIRKAIAAGVKCIEHGFLMDEATARLIAEKDVWLSLQPLPELMRTGLRQGSVERAKADEVWPGIGRTYGLAKKYKIKTAWGTDVLFSRALAKQQGAILASLVRWYTPAEALVMATGTNAELLALSGQRNPYPGKLGVIEEGALADLLLVEGNPLENIDLVADPANHFKIIMKDGVIYKNTLTQ